A region of Lagenorhynchus albirostris chromosome 20, mLagAlb1.1, whole genome shotgun sequence DNA encodes the following proteins:
- the FLII gene encoding protein flightless-1 homolog isoform X2, with protein sequence MEATGVLPFVRGVDLSGNDFKGGYFPENVKAMTSLRWLKLNRTGLCYLPEELAALQKLEHLSVSHNNLTTLHGELSSLPSLRAIVARANSLKNSGVPDDIFKLDDLSVLDLSHNQLTECPRELENAKNMLVLNLSHNSIDAVPSQLFISLTDLLFLDLSENRLESLPPQMRRLVHLQTLVLNGNPLLHAQLRQLPAMTALQTLHLRNTQRTQGNLPTSLEGLSHLADVDLSCNDLTRVPECLYTLPSLRRLNLSSNQITELSLCIDQWVHVETLNLSRNQLTSLPSAICKLAKLKRLYLNSNKLDFDGLPSGIGKLSSLEEFAAADNSLELIPESLCRCTKLRKLVLNKNRLVTLPEAIHFLTEIEVLDVRENPSLVMPPKPADRTAEWYNIDFSLQNQLRLAGASPATVAAAAAGSGPKDPLARKMRLRRRKDSAQDDQAKQVLKGMSDVAQEKNKKQEESMDSGAPGGKVRRWDQGLEKPRLDYSEFFTEDVGQLPGLTIWQMENFVPVLVGEALHGRFYEADCYIVLKTFLDDSGSLNWEIYYWIGGEATLDKKACSAIHAVNLRNYLGAECRTVREEMGEESDEFLQVFDNDISYIEGGTASGFYTVEDTHYVTRMYRVYGKKNLKLEPVPLKGASLDPRFVFLLDQGLDIYVWRGAQATLSGTTKARLFAEKINKNERKGKAEISLLVQGQEPPEFWEALGGEPSEIKQHVPDDFWPPQPKLYKVGLGLGYLELPQINYKLSVEHKIRPRVELMPGMRLLQSLLDTRCVYILDCWSDVFIWLGRKSPRLVRAAALKLGQELCGMLHRPRHAAVSRSLEGTEAQVFKAKFKNWDDVLTVDYTRNAEAVLQGPGLAGKVKRDAEKKDQMKADLTSLFLPRQPRMPLAEAEQLMEEWNEDLDGMEGFVLEGKKFARLPEEEFGHFYTQDCYVFLCRYWVPVEYEEEEEKKAGAEDEGEEVAAEAEEKQPEEDFQCIVYFWQGREASNMGWLTFTFSLQKKFESLFPGKLEVVRMTQQQENPKFLSHFKRKFIIHRGKRKAAQGALQPSLYQIRTNGSALCTRCIQISTDSGLLNSEFCFILKVPFESEDNQGIVYAWVGRASDPDEAKLAEDILNSMFEASYSKQVINEGGEPENFFWVGIGAQKPYDDDAEYMKHTRLFRCSNEKGYFAVTEKCSDFCQDDLADDDIMLLDNGQEVYMWVGTQTSQVEIKLSLKACQVYIQHLRSKEHERPRRLRLVRKGNEQHAFTRCFHAWSTFRPALA encoded by the exons ATGGAGGCTACCGGCGTGTTGCCGTTCGTGCGCGGCGTAGATCTCAGCGGCAACGACTTCAAG GGTGGCTACTTCCCTGAGAATGTCAAGGCCATGACTAGTCTGCGATGGCTGAAGCTAAACCGCACCGGCCTCTGCTACCTGCCGGAGGAGTTGGCCGCCCTGCAGAAGCTG GAGCACCTGTCGGTGAGTCACAACAACCTGACCACGCTCCACGGGGAGCTGTCCAGCCTGCCGTCGCTGCGG GCCATCGTGGCTCGAGCCAACAGCCTGAAGAATTCCGGAGTCCCCGATGATATCTTCAAGCTGGATGACCTCTCGGTTCTG GACTTGAGCCACAACCAGCTGACGGAGTGCCCTCGCGAGCTGGAGAACGCCAAGAACATGCTGGTGCTGAACCTCAGCCACAACAG CATCGACGCCGTCCCCAGCCAGCTCTTCATCAGCCTCACCGACCTGCTGTTCCTGGACCTCAGCGAGAACCGCCTGGAGAGCCTGCCCCCCCAGATGCGCCGCCTCGTGCACCTGCAGACGCTCGTGCTCAACGGGAACCCGCTGCTGCACGCCCAGCTCCG GCAGCTCCCGGCCATGACGGCCCTGCAGACCTTGCACCTGAGGAACACACAGCGCACCCAGGGCAACCTGCCCACCAGCCTGGAGGGCCTGAGCCACCTCGCAG ATGTGGACCTGTCCTGCAACGACCTGACGCGGGTGCCCGAGTGCCTGTACACCCTCCCCAGCCTGCGGCGCCTGAACCTTAGCAGCAACCAGATCACGGAATTGTCCCTCTGCATCGACCAGTGGGTGCACGTGGAGACCTTGAACCTGTCCCGCAACCAGCTGACCTCACTGCCC tcggccatctgcaagctggcCAAGCTGAAGAGGCTGTACCTGAACTCCAACAAGCTGGACTTCGACGGGCTGCCCTCGGGCATTGGCAAGCTGTCCAGCCTGGAAGAGTTCGCGGCTGCCGACAACAGCCTGGAGCTGATCCCCGAGAGCCTCTGCAG GTGCACGAAGCTGAGGAAGCTGGTCCTGAACAAGAATCGCCTGGTGACCCTCCCGGAGGCCATCCACTTCCTGACGGAGATCGAG GTCCTGGACGTGCGGGAGAACCCCAGCCTGGTCATGCCCCCCAAGCCCGCTGACCGCACCGCCGAGTGGTACAACATTGACTTCTCGCTGCAGAACCAGCTGCGGCTGGCGGGAGCCTCCCCTGCCACGGTGGCCGCGGCGGCGGCTG GGAGTGGGCCCAAGGACCCCCTGGCTCGCAAGATGCGGCTGCGGAGGCGCAAGGACTCGGCCCAGGATGACCAGGCCAAGCAGGTGCTGAAGGGCATGTCGGACGTGGCCCAGGAGAAGAACAAGAAGCAGGAG gagagcatggactctggagcacCTGGGGGCAAGGTGCGGCGCTGGGACCAGGGCCTGGAGAAGCCGCGCCTCGACTACTCCGAGTTCTTCACGGAGGACGTGGGCCAGCTGCCTGGCCTGACCATCTGGCAGATGGAGAACTTCGTGCCCGTGCTGGTGGGGGAAGCCCTCCACGGCAGGTTCTACGAGGCCGACTGCTACATTGTGCTCAAG ACCTTTCTGGATGACAGCGGGTCTCTGAACTGGGAGATCTACTACTGGATCGGCGGGGAAGCCACACTTGACAAGAAGGCGTGCTCTGCCATCCATGCCGTCAACCTGCGCAACTACCTGGGCGCCGAGTGCCGCACGGTGCGCGAGGAGATGGGCGAGGAGAGTGACGAGTTCCTGCAG GTATTTGACAACGACATTTCCTACATCGAGGGTGGAACAGCCAGTGGCTTCTACACTGTGGAGGACACGCACTACGTAACCAG GATGTACCGTGTGTATGGGAAAAAGAACCTCAAGTTGGAGCCCGTGCCTCTTAAGGGGGCCTCCCTGGACCCAAG GTTTGTTTTCCTGCTGGACCAAGGGCTGGACATCTACGTGTGGCGGGGGGCCCAGGCCACGCTGAGCGGCACCACCAAGGCCAG GCTCTTTGCAGAGAAAATTAACAAGAACGAACGCAAAGGGAAGGCGGAGATCTCGCTGCTGGTACAAGGCCAGGAGCCCCCGGAGTTCTGGGAGGCGCTGGGCGGGGAGCCCTCCGAGATCAAGCAGCACGTGCCCGACGACTTCTGGCCGCCCCAGCCCAAGCTGTATAAG GTGGGCCTGGGTCTGGGCTACCTGGAGCTGCCGCAGATCAACTACAAGCTCTCTGTGGAACATAAGATACGGCCCAGGGTGGAACTGATGCCTGGGATGCGGCTG CTGCAGAGCCTGCTGGACACGCGCTGCGTGTACATCCTGGACTGTTGGTCTGACGTGTTCATCTGGCTCGGCCGCAAGTCCCCGCGCCTGGTGCGCGCTGCCGCCCTCAAGCTGGGCCAGGAGTTGTGCGGGATGCTGCACCGGCCGCGCCATGCCGCGGTCAGCCGCAGCCTGGAGGGCACCGAGGCGCAG GTGTTCAAGGCCAAGTTCAAGAACTGGGACGATGTGTTGACTGTGGACTACACGCGCAATGCAGAGGCTGTGCTGCAGGGCCCGGGGCTCGCGGGGAAGGTGAAGCGTGACGCCGAGAAGAAAGATCAGATGAAGGCCGACCTCACCTCGCTTTTCCTGCCGCGGCAGCCGCGCATGCCTCTGGCGGAG GCAGAGCAGCTGATGGAGGAGTGGAACGAGGACCTGGACGGCATGGAGGGCTTCGTGCTCGAGGGGAAGAAGTTCGCACGGCTGCCCGAGGAGGAGTTTGGCCACTTCTACACGCAGGACTGCTACGTCTTCCTCTGCAG GTACTGGGTCCCCGTGGAgtatgaggaagaggaggagaagaaggcgGGGGCTGAGGACGAGGGAGAGGAGGTGGCGGCCGAGGCGGAGGAGAAGCAGCCCGAGGAGGACTTCCAGTGCATAGTGTACTTCTGGCAGGGCCGCGAGGCTTCCAACATGGGCTGGCTGACGTTCACCTTCAGCCTGCAGAAGAAGTTTGAGAGCCTCTTCCCCGGCAAACTGGAG GTGGTGCGCATGACACAGCAGCAGGAGAACCCCAAGTTTCTGTCCCATTTCAAGAGAAAGTTTATCATCCACCGGGGCAAGAGGAAGGCGGCCCAGGGAGCTCTGCAGCCAAGCCTGTACCAGATCCGCACCAACGGCAGCGCCCTCTGCACCCG gtGCATCCAGATCAGCACCGACTCTGGCCTCCTCAACTCCGAGTTCTGCTTCATCCTCAAG GTTCCCTTCGAGAGCGAGGACAACCAGGGCATCGTGTACGCGTGGGTGGGCCGGGCGTCGGACCCCGACGAGGCCAAGCTGGCGGAGGACATCCTGAATAGCATGTTTGAGGCCTCCTACAGCAAGCAG GTCATCAATGAGGGCGGGGAGCCTGAGAACTTCTTCTGGGTGGGCATCGGGGCACAGAAGCCCTACGACGACGACGCCGAGTACATGAAGCACACGCGGCTCTTCCG GTGCTCCAACGAGAAGGGCTACTTCGCGGTGACCGAGAAGTGCTCTGACTTCTGCCAGGACGACTTAGCAGATGATGACATCATGCTCCTGGACAACGGCCAAGAG GTCTACATGTGGGTGGGGACGCAGACAAGCCAGGTGGAGATCAAGCTGAGCCTGAAGGCCTGCCAG GTGTACATCCAGCACCTGCGCTCCAAGGAGCACGAGCGTCCCCGCCGCCTGCGCCTGGTGCGCAAGGGCAACGAGCAGCACGCCTTCACCCGCTGCTTCCACGCCTGGAGCACCTTCCGCCCGGCCCTGGCCTAG
- the FLII gene encoding protein flightless-1 homolog isoform X4, whose translation MEATGVLPFVRGVDLSGNDFKGGYFPENVKAMTSLRWLKLNRTGLCYLPEELAALQKLEHLSVSHNNLTTLHGELSSLPSLRAIVARANSLKNSGVPDDIFKLDDLSVLDLSHNQLTECPRELENAKNMLVLNLSHNSIDAVPSQLFISLTDLLFLDLSENRLESLPPQMRRLVHLQTLVLNGNPLLHAQLRQLPAMTALQTLHLRNTQRTQGNLPTSLEGLSHLADVDLSCNDLTRVPECLYTLPSLRRLNLSSNQITELSLCIDQWVHVETLNLSRNQLTSLPSAICKLAKLKRLYLNSNKLDFDGLPSGIGKLSSLEEFAAADNSLELIPESLCRCTKLRKLVLNKNRLVTLPEAIHFLTEIENQLRLAGASPATVAAAAAGSGPKDPLARKMRLRRRKDSAQDDQAKQVLKGMSDVAQEKNKKQEESMDSGAPGGKVRRWDQGLEKPRLDYSEFFTEDVGQLPGLTIWQMENFVPVLVGEALHGRFYEADCYIVLKTFLDDSGSLNWEIYYWIGGEATLDKKACSAIHAVNLRNYLGAECRTVREEMGEESDEFLQVFDNDISYIEGGTASGFYTVEDTHYVTRMYRVYGKKNLKLEPVPLKGASLDPRFVFLLDQGLDIYVWRGAQATLSGTTKARLFAEKINKNERKGKAEISLLVQGQEPPEFWEALGGEPSEIKQHVPDDFWPPQPKLYKVGLGLGYLELPQINYKLSVEHKIRPRVELMPGMRLLQSLLDTRCVYILDCWSDVFIWLGRKSPRLVRAAALKLGQELCGMLHRPRHAAVSRSLEGTEAQVFKAKFKNWDDVLTVDYTRNAEAVLQGPGLAGKVKRDAEKKDQMKADLTSLFLPRQPRMPLAEAEQLMEEWNEDLDGMEGFVLEGKKFARLPEEEFGHFYTQDCYVFLCRYWVPVEYEEEEEKKAGAEDEGEEVAAEAEEKQPEEDFQCIVYFWQGREASNMGWLTFTFSLQKKFESLFPGKLEVVRMTQQQENPKFLSHFKRKFIIHRGKRKAAQGALQPSLYQIRTNGSALCTRCIQISTDSGLLNSEFCFILKVPFESEDNQGIVYAWVGRASDPDEAKLAEDILNSMFEASYSKQVINEGGEPENFFWVGIGAQKPYDDDAEYMKHTRLFRCSNEKGYFAVTEKCSDFCQDDLADDDIMLLDNGQEVYMWVGTQTSQVEIKLSLKACQVYIQHLRSKEHERPRRLRLVRKGNEQHAFTRCFHAWSTFRPALA comes from the exons ATGGAGGCTACCGGCGTGTTGCCGTTCGTGCGCGGCGTAGATCTCAGCGGCAACGACTTCAAG GGTGGCTACTTCCCTGAGAATGTCAAGGCCATGACTAGTCTGCGATGGCTGAAGCTAAACCGCACCGGCCTCTGCTACCTGCCGGAGGAGTTGGCCGCCCTGCAGAAGCTG GAGCACCTGTCGGTGAGTCACAACAACCTGACCACGCTCCACGGGGAGCTGTCCAGCCTGCCGTCGCTGCGG GCCATCGTGGCTCGAGCCAACAGCCTGAAGAATTCCGGAGTCCCCGATGATATCTTCAAGCTGGATGACCTCTCGGTTCTG GACTTGAGCCACAACCAGCTGACGGAGTGCCCTCGCGAGCTGGAGAACGCCAAGAACATGCTGGTGCTGAACCTCAGCCACAACAG CATCGACGCCGTCCCCAGCCAGCTCTTCATCAGCCTCACCGACCTGCTGTTCCTGGACCTCAGCGAGAACCGCCTGGAGAGCCTGCCCCCCCAGATGCGCCGCCTCGTGCACCTGCAGACGCTCGTGCTCAACGGGAACCCGCTGCTGCACGCCCAGCTCCG GCAGCTCCCGGCCATGACGGCCCTGCAGACCTTGCACCTGAGGAACACACAGCGCACCCAGGGCAACCTGCCCACCAGCCTGGAGGGCCTGAGCCACCTCGCAG ATGTGGACCTGTCCTGCAACGACCTGACGCGGGTGCCCGAGTGCCTGTACACCCTCCCCAGCCTGCGGCGCCTGAACCTTAGCAGCAACCAGATCACGGAATTGTCCCTCTGCATCGACCAGTGGGTGCACGTGGAGACCTTGAACCTGTCCCGCAACCAGCTGACCTCACTGCCC tcggccatctgcaagctggcCAAGCTGAAGAGGCTGTACCTGAACTCCAACAAGCTGGACTTCGACGGGCTGCCCTCGGGCATTGGCAAGCTGTCCAGCCTGGAAGAGTTCGCGGCTGCCGACAACAGCCTGGAGCTGATCCCCGAGAGCCTCTGCAG GTGCACGAAGCTGAGGAAGCTGGTCCTGAACAAGAATCGCCTGGTGACCCTCCCGGAGGCCATCCACTTCCTGACGGAGATCGAG AACCAGCTGCGGCTGGCGGGAGCCTCCCCTGCCACGGTGGCCGCGGCGGCGGCTG GGAGTGGGCCCAAGGACCCCCTGGCTCGCAAGATGCGGCTGCGGAGGCGCAAGGACTCGGCCCAGGATGACCAGGCCAAGCAGGTGCTGAAGGGCATGTCGGACGTGGCCCAGGAGAAGAACAAGAAGCAGGAG gagagcatggactctggagcacCTGGGGGCAAGGTGCGGCGCTGGGACCAGGGCCTGGAGAAGCCGCGCCTCGACTACTCCGAGTTCTTCACGGAGGACGTGGGCCAGCTGCCTGGCCTGACCATCTGGCAGATGGAGAACTTCGTGCCCGTGCTGGTGGGGGAAGCCCTCCACGGCAGGTTCTACGAGGCCGACTGCTACATTGTGCTCAAG ACCTTTCTGGATGACAGCGGGTCTCTGAACTGGGAGATCTACTACTGGATCGGCGGGGAAGCCACACTTGACAAGAAGGCGTGCTCTGCCATCCATGCCGTCAACCTGCGCAACTACCTGGGCGCCGAGTGCCGCACGGTGCGCGAGGAGATGGGCGAGGAGAGTGACGAGTTCCTGCAG GTATTTGACAACGACATTTCCTACATCGAGGGTGGAACAGCCAGTGGCTTCTACACTGTGGAGGACACGCACTACGTAACCAG GATGTACCGTGTGTATGGGAAAAAGAACCTCAAGTTGGAGCCCGTGCCTCTTAAGGGGGCCTCCCTGGACCCAAG GTTTGTTTTCCTGCTGGACCAAGGGCTGGACATCTACGTGTGGCGGGGGGCCCAGGCCACGCTGAGCGGCACCACCAAGGCCAG GCTCTTTGCAGAGAAAATTAACAAGAACGAACGCAAAGGGAAGGCGGAGATCTCGCTGCTGGTACAAGGCCAGGAGCCCCCGGAGTTCTGGGAGGCGCTGGGCGGGGAGCCCTCCGAGATCAAGCAGCACGTGCCCGACGACTTCTGGCCGCCCCAGCCCAAGCTGTATAAG GTGGGCCTGGGTCTGGGCTACCTGGAGCTGCCGCAGATCAACTACAAGCTCTCTGTGGAACATAAGATACGGCCCAGGGTGGAACTGATGCCTGGGATGCGGCTG CTGCAGAGCCTGCTGGACACGCGCTGCGTGTACATCCTGGACTGTTGGTCTGACGTGTTCATCTGGCTCGGCCGCAAGTCCCCGCGCCTGGTGCGCGCTGCCGCCCTCAAGCTGGGCCAGGAGTTGTGCGGGATGCTGCACCGGCCGCGCCATGCCGCGGTCAGCCGCAGCCTGGAGGGCACCGAGGCGCAG GTGTTCAAGGCCAAGTTCAAGAACTGGGACGATGTGTTGACTGTGGACTACACGCGCAATGCAGAGGCTGTGCTGCAGGGCCCGGGGCTCGCGGGGAAGGTGAAGCGTGACGCCGAGAAGAAAGATCAGATGAAGGCCGACCTCACCTCGCTTTTCCTGCCGCGGCAGCCGCGCATGCCTCTGGCGGAG GCAGAGCAGCTGATGGAGGAGTGGAACGAGGACCTGGACGGCATGGAGGGCTTCGTGCTCGAGGGGAAGAAGTTCGCACGGCTGCCCGAGGAGGAGTTTGGCCACTTCTACACGCAGGACTGCTACGTCTTCCTCTGCAG GTACTGGGTCCCCGTGGAgtatgaggaagaggaggagaagaaggcgGGGGCTGAGGACGAGGGAGAGGAGGTGGCGGCCGAGGCGGAGGAGAAGCAGCCCGAGGAGGACTTCCAGTGCATAGTGTACTTCTGGCAGGGCCGCGAGGCTTCCAACATGGGCTGGCTGACGTTCACCTTCAGCCTGCAGAAGAAGTTTGAGAGCCTCTTCCCCGGCAAACTGGAG GTGGTGCGCATGACACAGCAGCAGGAGAACCCCAAGTTTCTGTCCCATTTCAAGAGAAAGTTTATCATCCACCGGGGCAAGAGGAAGGCGGCCCAGGGAGCTCTGCAGCCAAGCCTGTACCAGATCCGCACCAACGGCAGCGCCCTCTGCACCCG gtGCATCCAGATCAGCACCGACTCTGGCCTCCTCAACTCCGAGTTCTGCTTCATCCTCAAG GTTCCCTTCGAGAGCGAGGACAACCAGGGCATCGTGTACGCGTGGGTGGGCCGGGCGTCGGACCCCGACGAGGCCAAGCTGGCGGAGGACATCCTGAATAGCATGTTTGAGGCCTCCTACAGCAAGCAG GTCATCAATGAGGGCGGGGAGCCTGAGAACTTCTTCTGGGTGGGCATCGGGGCACAGAAGCCCTACGACGACGACGCCGAGTACATGAAGCACACGCGGCTCTTCCG GTGCTCCAACGAGAAGGGCTACTTCGCGGTGACCGAGAAGTGCTCTGACTTCTGCCAGGACGACTTAGCAGATGATGACATCATGCTCCTGGACAACGGCCAAGAG GTCTACATGTGGGTGGGGACGCAGACAAGCCAGGTGGAGATCAAGCTGAGCCTGAAGGCCTGCCAG GTGTACATCCAGCACCTGCGCTCCAAGGAGCACGAGCGTCCCCGCCGCCTGCGCCTGGTGCGCAAGGGCAACGAGCAGCACGCCTTCACCCGCTGCTTCCACGCCTGGAGCACCTTCCGCCCGGCCCTGGCCTAG